In the Populus trichocarpa isolate Nisqually-1 chromosome 1, P.trichocarpa_v4.1, whole genome shotgun sequence genome, CCTGTCCCCAcagattattaattaacaagagATGTGCAATTAAGGAGGGGCTTGCTTAGGTGGATATCTTCTTAAGAACATTAAATAAGGTGACATTCTGGGTTGGAATCCATGTGAAGACAATCATGGGTTCTTAGGAAATGTTCAGGTAGTGGAGGCTTACCCCTTCCTAAAACTGCTCTCGTGTAAGCATATTATTAGTCCAAAGAGATGTGAGAGCAGGATGAGTGGGATTTTGGTCCCCCAGAACAGGACTACAAGATTGACTCGGCATTCTTCACCTTGTGATCTCATAGTATATgtttgaaaacatgtttttttaaattgtaatttttttcatgtttttaattttttttaatgcactggtattaaaaataaaatttaaaaaataaaaaatattattttaatatatttttaaattaaaacagcTGCCATAATCCGAAATAGAAAAACCAGAATCCTGGCCGCCTCCGGACGTGGACTTGCCCACTTTCAGTCCAAAATCCTCGAGATCCACTggatcctcatttttttcaacattttcctCCCTACCTCTGCACAAGAAGGAAAGGACACAAAATCCTCTGTTCGAAATTACCATTAGCCACCACGCCACGCATTTATCCGGCCCTAACCTCCTTCATCTTTTGTCACTATATGACGGTCATCATCtcaaattcttgtattttttttttgtattgtaaaggtatttttaaaaaatttaatttttttttacttcaaattaatatttttttggtgttcttatattattttaatgcgctgatttcaaaaataattttttaaaaataaaaaaaatattattttgatatatttttaaataaaaaacattttaaaaagtaaccgcaaTCACATTTTCAAATAGAACTCAAGTTCTCAAACCAGCTTTGGGCTatccccttgtttttttttttttttttggtgatggTGAAAATGGATCAATCCTTTTATTACTTGTTTTAAAAGGGTAGTCCAAATTTGCTGTCATAGATTCcttattcaatttcattatatttacaTGCCTCTTGCACaagaaaaatggaaaatcaatttcattgcatatttataatatttatgtattataaatatttgaaatcaaGCAATCCAGTACATAGCAATTCGTACATGCATTTAAAGATTGGTCAAACTAATCAAGTCAGCACTAACCAAGCCAATATCCATGTTAATTAGCACTCTCGAATCGGCTAGTTGAAGGAGGAAGCCCAATTAGCAATGAATTTAGTGCTTAAAGGAGGTCAATGGGGTTTTATGCATCGAACAATAACACCTCTACATCGCCAGTTATTGGAGATAAGCTTCGTGCCACAATTGATAATTAGAGAAGACTTAATCTTCTTTTGCTGCCGCTCAAGTCTCATAAGTAAACACAGTAATGTCCGATAGCTTTAAGTGCATGTTTGGTactgtgataatttttttaattatgattttagaaacgtagattttaaaaattatgtattttgttaaaacCGATCTAAAATGGTTGACTCCAAGAATTAACAATAAATTCAGGTGATTTTCCCTTCGGTCGAGATGAAGACTGCAGTGAAGGTGGCCATTTTATGACATCACCGGCTGCAGGGAAAACGGAGTTTTGCTGGAACTTATTCAACAAGCCTTCGATATATATTAATGCACGCCTTCGCATGTTAGATTACCTACCAACAATCTCAGAGTAAATTTGATAAGTCGTTAAAAtgtataaattaagataaatattgGTCAAATTATGATGGATGGCACTACAGCACGCAATTGTTTACTAGCTAAACCCCCAGCCACCTACATTGCCCCtgtaattatatatgatgttGTCACCTAAACTAGTGGGTTATAGGCATCCTTTTTGTCAACTAAGGGCAGGCACAGAGGTCTAGCAAGTTGCTCCCTGCCCAAGCATTTAACTTGGTATTTTAAGAAGAAATCACTGTGGAAGAATGGAGATCAACTGAACGCAGGCAGTCTGCTTAAATTTCTGTTCACCTGAAGTGGAAAGGAAGGGGTTCGAGGAAAGTaagaaatgaggaaaaaaatatatgaaagcaAGTTGTACACTTCAAAAAAACTGCCGAGAGACAGGAGAATGCTAGCTGTGAACGCATGCTACaatgattaatatataaaacttgAGAGCTTGAAGATTCTTTGAGAGGAATATTACCACAACTAACAAAAGAATGATACTTTGGAAGTTTAAAAAGCTCATGATGCTGATTAGGGCTAATCAACAACATTGGCTTTTTAAGGGTGATAGAGGGATTCTAAGAGTTGTTCGGTCAATGATGGCCTAATCTATTAGCATAGCATTAACTAAATGAAGAAATCAAGATACCTAAGTTCTCATTGTCAACATCAAGCTACCCATGTGCTTCCTCTAATACACTAGCTAAACAGTAACTTAGCACCACGCAAGTGGGAACAATCCTAACTTTAATGCATGCTTCAAAGCATATTTATGGCACCCGGTCTCCGGTCTTGCCCGACGGGTTAATCTAGAATCCAGATGACTTGGAGTTTTGTTTGAgcttcaaatcataaaaaatcaggTTTGCAATTGACCTAGTCAAATCTGGACAGCTTGTCGGGTCGATTTAAAACTCGAGTGACTCGACATAAGCTGAGTGAgacctaattttttatatatataatttttttaaaaattcaaaaaatataaaactaatctATGAATACTTAGcctcacatttattttttgatagcTTACATCCACACGAATTATTCCTTAATTGTTTGATGTGAGATAACTATACTATACTTTGCaaccctttatatttttttttatagcctacATCTACATgtattgatttttagtttttagttttttgatttaGGATAATATAAGACTATGTCCgcatggattgtttcttaattttttgatgtggaATAACTATAACACACtttacattttttcttttatagttcATATctatatgaattgttttttatttttatttttcaggttgATCCGAGTCAACTCATATGACCTGATCCCTTGACCGGATGAACCTCGGGCTATAGATTATGCTATAAAGATTACGATGTTTTAATTCAGAGAGGTTCTATTTGTCCCCAGCCAGAGGTTTTCCTTTACATTGATTCTTTGACAAATCTTTGTGAAAGGAAAGATGCAAAGAATTCAACAAAGATTGTCATGCGAATGTTTGCTCTGCTATAATGCCaggtatctctctctctctctctctctctctctccccctcctgTTAGTTCTCCAATTGCTTCCTTGCACTTTTGGTTAGAGTGACAACTCCAATTTGATGACACACAAGGAAGTCGAGAGTGCACGATGCTGGCTATACCACAGCCCTACATAGAGTGTCGTCAAACTAACGCCCATCCACACATAGGTTTTTTCTGTTTACTTTTTCAGTTTACGCACAATCAAGCTTGATTCgtccccttttttattttttccaaggtCAGTTATATTCTGGacggtttgtttttgtgttttaaaaaaattattttttttatttttttattttaaattaatgttttttttattttcaaattattttaatgtgttgatgttaaaaataattttttttaaataaaaaatattattttgatgcatttcagagcaaaaaacactttgaaatgCAACCACAACCACgctctcaaacaccctcttaaggactctaactttttattttattttagcattCTATATTATATTCACATGATTTATAtaaagtttgatattttttttattatatttcagtcctaaaatttaagatgaaaaaaaaaaacacttaaaaataaaagaagagagagaaagtgattGGTTGATAATATTTtgactacaaaaaaaaactaatcttggTTTCATTTGATTGCTTTTGATGAGAGGAGTTcaattaagatgtttttttaccGTTCATCTTgctaggaaaaataaaacagggtcacataagaatttttttatttaatttttttttgtattttttgatcGATTTAAGGGTATTTTAGAGTTATAAACTGGCTTATTGAACTTTTTTGTGTATTTATCAGGGTTTTTTTAGTCCAAAAAATCCCAacctgaatttttatttttatttgattgctgGAATCTTGACTAGTAGACAACATATCGTTAGCTCCtcagcataaaaaaagaagaaagccaAATGTGTAGGCCTGGCCATGCAATTCCAtgcatatcaatttttttttttgggataatCATGTGGGCCTAATTTCTTTGGCCCAAACGCTTGATCtctttcaatgtattttttttaatttttttcataggtTTTGATTGAAAtatactattaataaattacttaaaattataattaaattagtagttaattttttcataGTTCTTCAATAATATTATGCTTTTTTTATACGAGAATGTTAACAATTTGCTTATGATTAATTATTACATACCtaatatggaagaaaaaaataattgctcatagatatttaatgaaaatgaaaattatatttttttgatatattttttacttgattttatcatattaattatttttttaatcttcaataacatacaaaacatttatatattaatttagtaattttttaattaaaacttacttTTGAGATCATGAtgggtttttatataaaatatagtgcttataattaaaaattttcttactgtaaaataaaaaaatacatcaataaaGGATGAAGTTTAgattgaagaaatattttttttttacttgtatcaaataattgaaatttgtaaaaaaacctgtattttaattgttgttgcattttattcaaaaaatatactactaataaaaaattatgccaTTTTTTAAGAAGGTtagaactttttattattattgtattttatagataattaCGCACTAGtttgatatgaattttttttaaatagtttgctctttaatattaaatgagaatgaaatacttattttcttagttttttttattacagatattttatataatttctcaaatttattgttCTCGGTTTTTTTCATGTGATAACGGAAAGATGACTGATTCacgagttttttaaattgatacatgctttcacaattataataagtttttgcttaaaaagtaatgtttcttataagaaaacacattttgtaaaaataaaataaaaaactgcatgaataagaaaattaggttttttttattaaaaaatatatgcttttttctttttagttcaaacgattatactttttttatatattgctaTTGctatttattcaataaaacatgtttctaataaaaaatcattggccACAAAtctagtagatttttttttaaaaaagctattaAATCTAGTTCCGTCTATAACCTAGTTTATAAGTTAGGCGGGTTAACCCGATTTAACCCgagtcaatttaaaatattattattttaatatatttttaaaaaatattaaattaatattgcttttaatttttttttttgaaaatcaacctAGATTTTAACAGATGAATCAAGTTATGAATACACCAAGCAGGTAGATGAGTTGATACAGTGTTAACTCCGACTTAATTTACTTTAAAACCTATTCCAGGACAAAACCCAAATGGACGATTCACAATGTTGATTTGCTGAAATAAGCTGGGTTTAATAATACTTTCAAAAAGTTACATGATGATGCGCGTGGGCAACTAACTACTCTTAACTAATGAAGAACTTGAAATTCTATAATAttaaaagcatatatatattatttttatggggGTCGTTGAGAATAAACCAATGACAGGTGAATacatgaatcaaaataaaataagctaatattttgatttgtaaaTGCAATGGCACACTAACCAAGTATAGTGGGTGCAAGCAGTGAGAGACATGAGACATGCAGGTGGTAGATAAGTGGATGGGCAAAGTCCACGTAAATGAAGCTTCGAGTTGGAAACTATTCGGAAGTATAgctgttttaaaatgttttttatttagaaatatattaaaatattatttttttattttaaaaaaattatttttaatattagtgtatcaaaatgattttaaaatactaaaattattaatttaaagcaaagaaaaaattaaaaaaaatttaatttttttttaaaatatttttaagacacAACAATAAATAGGATCTAGCGAGTTAAAGAACCTGGTAGAGAGAAAAATTTATAGGAAAATGAGAATGACCCTTGAACTCTAGAATTGTGTAATACTATCCAAATTTGGACGGTAGGATTTGAGCAAgccaaaaaaggaaaatgagctTTTTTTAAGACTAAATTGCTTCAACTTGCTAGCAAAGCAAAGGCTAAAAGAAATGATGAACACTGGCCTTGCTAGAATACTGTGTGTCCATCTTTCTGTGACCCAAACCTCATGCAGGGCGAAGCCTATTGTCAGTTTAATGCATTTGTTGTAGAGCTTGAATTACCCACGCCAAACTaggtaaaaataatatgaaatagtacataattaattaaattacttcAATGATTTTATAGACAAAATCAGCTTATACAAGCCGCATCTTACATGGACAACCTTGCCAAAAAGGCTGTTCACGCATTCTTGTCAAAAAGCAGCCAAACCCTTGAGAAATAATTAATGACTGAGCATGAAATAGTTATAGTTTGGCTAGCACGCAGCTTGGTCTGATGGGGGCATGATGTTTCCATCAGAAAGAGCGTAAAGAGCTCACAACCTGGCTAGCTCGTAACTTGCTTGGTCTATGGACATGGCATTTCCataagaaagaacaaaataGCATGAAATATATACCCATGGCCTGGCTAACACGCAGCTTGGCCCAGATGGATATGGCGttgccataaaaaataactaccaaAGTATGAAATGCTCATGGCCTAGCCAACGTGTAGCTTGGCCTGATGGACATGACGTTAATTTCCATCAGAAAGAGCAACTTGGAATTGAAAGCTTGTGGCCTATCTTGTGTGTATTTTAGCTTGATGGACATTACATTTCTATATGAAAGAACCTGCTTGACAGCACGAGGAGTATAACAATTGATCAGGTTTTAGGTTTGTTCTTAAAGATTATCAGTTCGAATTCTATAAATTTCAGGACCaatggagacttacatggtcgttaacttcagggtccgtgggattagtcgagatgcatgCAAGCTGATCCGGatacccatgttaataataataaaaaaaaacaacttgcttGAAATACTCATAACTTGACCAACATGTAGCCTGAATAACAACTAAGCATGAAATTTTCATGGTCTGATCAACACGCAGCCTGGCCAGATGGACATGGCattgctttaaaaataaaagctgaGTGTAAAATGCTTTTGGCCTGGCCTGCACGACTTGGCCAGATGGATATGGTGCTGCCATAAAAAAGAGTAATCGAGCATAATGAGCTCTCAGCCTAGATAGTGTAGCTTGGCCAGATGAAATATGACATTGtcatataaaagaataattgagcATGAAATACTCATAACCTGGCTAGTGTGCAGCTTGGCCATATGAACACGACATTGTCATTAAAAAGAATAACTCGGTATAATTAAGGAGATCATGATCAGACTAGCGCACAACTTAGCCAAATAGTCATGATGTTGCCATCAAAAGGAACGATAAAAAACAAGTAGATCGTAGCCTGGCCAGCACGTAGCTTGGCCAGATGAACATGGCGTGATCTACAGGACCAACAACCTAAAAGAATCCGAGCTTAATGAGCTCACATATATATTGACCATTGATATATATGTCGGCTGGCCAAATGACCTGTAAGGGATTcgtggattttctttttctctgtcTGTGGTAGCCGTGTGTCTATTGAAAAATTACGAGAGTATGGCATCTGTGCGCCAATATTTCCATGGTCAATGGGAAAACAACCACTATTGATGTAGTCCCAACTCCAATGGTGCTGTCTACAAACAAGAGCACCGAAGACAAGACAacaagaatgttttattattgactTACAAAACACAGAATCTCTTCTCATGATACATAGTTATTAGAGCAAATGGAATGATCAAAAGGGCTACTTTATATCCAGTACTCATCATTGAAAAAATCAGAGATGTTCCCAATATCCATATAGGCAATTTCAACACTGAAAACTTATAAATTTCCCAAGGGTGGGAGAGAAAAACTGCTTGGCTTGAGTTTTATTCAATTAGGCTGTGAAGGGAGCGAAAACGACAACAGAATTGTGTCCTCCAAAGCCAAATGAATTTGAGATACCTGCAGTGAAACGagggaataaaaaattaactacatCACCCTGCAATTTATggatgttactttttttttttttgataatacaACACGCATTACATTAGTAAAATATATCGTCCATATGAATACATATGCTGTATgacatttttccttttcattgcTGGTTCGACATCTATCATGTGTACATGTAGAGAGAAGAACAGAATGCATACCAACATTAACTTCATGTTGCTTCTTCACATTGGGAACAGTGTCAATTGTAACATCAAGCTCAATATTCTGCAGGGTTGAGTAATACAGAACATGAAAAGCATTAGGAAATATTGGAGTAAACTAATGTGGAGCATGACACGAGTAAGAGAAACTAGGATGATGGTACATACATCTTGATTGATAGTTGGGTGAAGCCATCCAGTGTTGATTGCTTTTATAGTTGCTATGGCTTCTAATGCACCAGCAGCACCAAGACCATGTCCAATCATTGACTAAGACAAGAAAAGACCAAATTAGCTAGCATTAATGATGTTCTCCAGCATGATCACTGTAAAATGTATTGGTCAGGTTGTCTTCTGTAGATTGTACAAAACAAAGCTGCTGGAGGAGGCTATCTTGAATCCTAGTTTAGCTTCTATTTGTAGACAGTGGAATTTTTCCTAGTTTGCTTTGTGACCAAATTCTGGTTCTTGTTTTTGTCGTAGGATATTCTCCTACTTGTTCCTATTTGATCAATGAGACCTTttcgtttatatatataaaaaaggatttcTGTAAAATCCAATTCGTATTCGCTGGGATATTGCAAAATCTAGCTGCACAGTATCTTACCTTAGTCCCATTCATCTTGATCTCAGAAGTGTTCTTAAAGACTTTCTTGATTGCATTAACCTCAGCCAAATCCCCTGCTAGTGTTGATGTTGCATGAGCATTAACATAGTTCACCTGTAAATCAGAAATCAGGCCAGCTTCATAATCGGATCCAGAACAGCGGGGAAGATAATTTATCTCAAGAAAAGTGTACTTCAGGTTTCCTTCCAGTCAAGAAATTTACTCCTACCTCCTCAGGGGAAACTCCGGAATCTTCCAAACTTTTGGCTATGCAAGTTGAAACTCCGAGGCCATCTGAACGGGGATCTGTCATGTGATGAGCATCACAAGTCACAGCACCTCCTAAATATTCTGCTATTATATTAGCTCCTCTTTTCATTGCATGCTCTAAGCTCTCCATTATCTATTACCATAGAAGAAAAATAGTTCCAATAAAATTCTGAATGATGAAATGCTATTGATATGTATACAAGCCGAGTGAATTAATAGGTACTCAAATACAATGGAGTATGTAGTTGTACAGATTTACCAGCACTCCAGAGCCTTCACCCATGACAAAACCATCACGATCCTTGTCCCAAGGCCTTGAAGCTTTCTTAGGGTCTTCATTTCTTTGAGACAGTGCTCTGCAAGCTATAAAACCACCAACACCAGCAGGAATGACTGAAGCCTCTGTTCCCCCAGCTACCATGATATCTGCTTCACCTCTTCTAATGTGATTAGCAGCCGAGTAGAAGCAGTAATTTGCAGTCGCACAAGCAGTTGAGATGGAGTAATTAGGGCCCATTAATCCTGTATCTATAGCTAACAATGCTGAACCCATGTTGGTGATGGAATAAGGAATGAAGAATGGAGACATTTTCTTATATCCCTTCTGGACAAGAGATTCAACTCCATTGCTAAAAGCGGTTAAGCCTCCCATGCCTGTTCCCACCAGCACCCCAATTCTTGTTCTGTCCATCTGAAAGGCGTACACGTTCAAAGATTTCATATTCACAGCTTAGGGTTTGTTccctcaaattttgattttgattttattaaaaattatttttttatatttttaaattgttttaatatggtgatatcaaaaataatttttaaaaaataaaaaaaatattattttaatgtatttctaaacaaaaaacacgTTAAATCACAACcataccacaatatcaaacacacccTAACTCTAAAATAGGTGAACCACATTTAGCAAAGAAAAGAATACGGCTCACATTTTCAAGCACTTCA is a window encoding:
- the LOC7467069 gene encoding 3-oxoacyl-[acyl-carrier-protein] synthase I, chloroplastic, with the translated sequence MAGIAGAACSSNVLFGSREVGSDGASLAQYRGLRPVENMQLAPTGRRPSGSISTSASKSRTIRAMVSQTVSAPKREKDPKKRVVITGMGLVSVFGSGIDTFYDKLLEGESGISLIDRFDASSFSVRFAGQIRDFSSKGYIDGKNDRRLDDCWRYCLVAGKRALEDANLGSEVLENMDRTRIGVLVGTGMGGLTAFSNGVESLVQKGYKKMSPFFIPYSITNMGSALLAIDTGLMGPNYSISTACATANYCFYSAANHIRRGEADIMVAGGTEASVIPAGVGGFIACRALSQRNEDPKKASRPWDKDRDGFVMGEGSGVLIMESLEHAMKRGANIIAEYLGGAVTCDAHHMTDPRSDGLGVSTCIAKSLEDSGVSPEEVNYVNAHATSTLAGDLAEVNAIKKVFKNTSEIKMNGTKSMIGHGLGAAGALEAIATIKAINTGWLHPTINQDNIELDVTIDTVPNVKKQHEVNVGISNSFGFGGHNSVVVFAPFTA